A DNA window from Maribellus comscasis contains the following coding sequences:
- a CDS encoding toxin-antitoxin system YwqK family antitoxin, with protein MRQPLFIILIFTLLVFEGNSQTVEEKVEDALSKWIENPSIDNSQLDLNVLEQFKDSGRFENEIKEGKWIEYELDTSMMGETTTLIVGDKQLPMTHSAKILKKIGSYLKGQKSGSWTTFESYDKKSPFFWTRTEVCNYKDGKKHGEEIVYQGYGEDQSPVVIRNWDNGFEYGIGKVYDLNYPYKLKQVFFNDGEKYWLLEQYYPEGQLEIKYTDSIVSNQELKFMQAFFENGNLEQTGFYTKEDVRCGEWIDYYSNGQIEIIGNYELGNRNGFFEYYFENGQLWTECEYKNGLLWNVKSNFNSKGEKREKGTLKNGTGTFYIYDMDGKLTDIIEFKKGETITKKGSS; from the coding sequence ATGAGGCAACCACTTTTTATAATATTAATTTTCACTTTACTCGTATTTGAAGGAAATAGCCAAACCGTTGAAGAAAAAGTCGAGGATGCTTTAAGTAAGTGGATTGAAAACCCATCAATTGACAATAGTCAACTCGACCTTAATGTCTTAGAACAATTTAAAGACAGTGGACGATTCGAAAATGAAATAAAAGAGGGCAAGTGGATAGAATATGAGTTAGATACATCAATGATGGGAGAAACAACAACCTTAATTGTAGGTGATAAGCAACTACCAATGACACATAGTGCCAAAATTTTAAAGAAAATAGGTAGTTATTTGAAAGGACAAAAATCTGGTAGCTGGACAACCTTTGAATCATATGATAAAAAGTCTCCTTTTTTTTGGACTCGGACAGAAGTTTGTAACTACAAAGATGGAAAAAAACATGGAGAAGAAATTGTTTATCAAGGTTACGGTGAAGACCAAAGTCCTGTTGTAATAAGAAATTGGGATAACGGATTTGAATATGGTATTGGTAAAGTTTACGATTTAAACTATCCGTATAAACTTAAACAAGTCTTTTTCAATGATGGAGAAAAATATTGGTTATTGGAACAATACTATCCAGAGGGACAATTGGAAATCAAATACACTGACTCCATTGTATCCAATCAAGAGCTTAAATTTATGCAAGCATTTTTCGAAAATGGAAATTTAGAACAAACTGGATTCTATACAAAAGAGGATGTCAGATGTGGAGAGTGGATTGACTACTATTCAAATGGACAAATTGAAATAATCGGAAATTATGAGTTGGGGAATAGAAATGGATTCTTTGAATACTATTTTGAAAATGGACAACTGTGGACTGAATGTGAATATAAAAATGGTTTATTGTGGAATGTAAAATCAAACTTCAACTCAAAGGGGGAAAAGAGAGAAAAAGGGACATTAAAAAATGGAACTGGAACATTTTATATCTATGACATGGATGGTAAACTAACCGATATAATTGAGTTTAAAAAAGGAGAAACTATAACAAAAAAAGGCAGCAGCTAA
- a CDS encoding IS91 family transposase: MVYELSKYKNRKVRKFTLAEYFQSWWDRYVKSPNHYITPEQYKAVAAMRACRTEALGIDHYVCEECGEISQVYHSCKNRFCPTCSWKDTMQWAEKIKEQMLDIPHRHVVFTLPHKLNNLISDNKWELLSALFKAAAEAMKDWMMYKYNLTPGIISVLHTFGETKQLHPHIHMILSWGGVNKNNCLEEIKGEYVNYNFIQTKFRCKFEDKLVEMFDSNTLEQNFSDRMDFLKFIKKINDKNWRVHFEPAIQIPEEVIRYIGRYSKRACISEYKITNIDGENISFKYKDYKNLDFYGKPIEKELTLNYREFFPRLLQHVPLPYFRIVRYYGAYAARTKAVLNKTLVKKLNETSEIEENEEIYEMAENPKICKNCNTEKTYLYSTFKNKKNETIYMTRFKPKKNKIKKIAA; this comes from the coding sequence ATGGTTTATGAATTATCTAAATACAAAAATCGGAAAGTAAGAAAATTTACTCTCGCTGAATACTTTCAATCCTGGTGGGACAGGTATGTAAAATCGCCAAACCATTACATCACCCCCGAACAATACAAAGCGGTTGCAGCAATGCGCGCCTGCCGTACCGAAGCTTTGGGGATTGACCATTATGTTTGTGAAGAGTGCGGGGAAATAAGCCAGGTTTACCACAGTTGCAAGAACCGTTTTTGCCCAACATGTAGTTGGAAAGATACCATGCAGTGGGCAGAGAAAATAAAAGAACAGATGCTGGACATTCCCCACCGCCACGTGGTGTTTACACTGCCGCACAAACTCAACAACTTAATCAGCGACAACAAATGGGAACTTTTAAGTGCTTTATTCAAAGCAGCGGCCGAAGCCATGAAAGACTGGATGATGTATAAATACAATCTCACTCCCGGAATAATCAGCGTACTCCACACTTTTGGTGAAACAAAACAATTGCACCCGCACATTCACATGATCCTTTCGTGGGGAGGGGTTAACAAAAATAATTGCCTCGAAGAAATCAAAGGCGAGTATGTAAATTACAATTTCATCCAGACAAAATTCAGGTGCAAGTTTGAAGACAAACTGGTGGAAATGTTTGATTCCAATACTTTGGAGCAAAATTTTTCAGACAGGATGGATTTCCTCAAATTCATAAAAAAGATAAACGATAAAAACTGGAGAGTACACTTCGAACCGGCAATCCAAATCCCCGAAGAAGTGATTCGCTACATCGGAAGGTACTCGAAAAGGGCATGTATCAGCGAATATAAAATAACTAACATTGACGGGGAAAATATCTCGTTCAAATACAAAGACTATAAAAACCTTGACTTTTATGGAAAACCCATCGAAAAAGAATTAACCCTGAACTACCGTGAGTTTTTCCCAAGATTATTACAGCACGTGCCGCTGCCCTATTTTAGAATCGTAAGGTACTACGGAGCTTATGCTGCAAGAACAAAAGCAGTACTTAACAAAACTCTTGTCAAAAAATTAAATGAAACTTCAGAAATTGAAGAAAACGAAGAAATTTATGAAATGGCTGAAAACCCGAAAATCTGTAAAAACTGCAATACCGAAAAAACCTATTTATACTCAACCTTTAAAAACAAAAAAAATGAAACAATTTATATGACAAGGTTTAAACCTAAGAAAAACAAAATCAAAAAAATAGCGGCATAA
- a CDS encoding DUF3267 domain-containing protein: protein MANPTIQELQNEDKFELLAKFNHQQIKDFVIQQLSNSNTKIVRWYMIYQTLMILLGLFFLSRSVVLAVQQNFRPLFFSIATLVFCVSVLIVIHELVHGVALKMTGAPKVNYGGYLRKFVFYAEADEHVLNRKQFAFVALAPLVVIQVITLFGILFSLNQAVFYFWIILMSAHSLFCAGDIGLLSLFSSDKNAEIYTFDVKIEKTSYYYKRIDKSL from the coding sequence ATGGCTAACCCAACAATTCAGGAACTGCAAAACGAAGACAAATTTGAGCTGCTGGCGAAATTTAATCATCAACAAATCAAAGACTTTGTAATTCAGCAACTAAGCAATTCCAATACAAAAATTGTTCGCTGGTACATGATTTACCAAACGCTAATGATTCTGCTAGGATTGTTTTTCCTAAGCCGTTCCGTTGTTTTGGCTGTTCAGCAAAATTTTCGGCCGCTATTCTTTTCAATTGCCACACTTGTTTTTTGTGTTTCTGTTCTTATTGTTATTCACGAACTCGTTCACGGCGTTGCCTTGAAAATGACCGGAGCCCCAAAAGTAAATTACGGCGGCTATCTCAGAAAATTTGTTTTTTATGCGGAAGCCGATGAACATGTACTCAACCGGAAACAATTTGCCTTTGTTGCATTGGCTCCGCTGGTGGTTATTCAAGTTATTACACTTTTCGGGATTCTCTTTTCGCTCAACCAGGCTGTATTTTATTTCTGGATTATTTTAATGAGTGCGCACAGTCTTTTCTGCGCCGGCGACATTGGACTGCTTTCCCTCTTTTCTTCTGACAAAAATGCAGAAATTTACACTTTCGATGTAAAAATTGAAAAAACGAGTTATTATTACAAAAGAATTGATAAAAGCCTTTAA
- a CDS encoding oligosaccharide flippase family protein, with protein sequence MKRKFITNLILLLFLNLLIKPFWLLGIDRTVQNMVGDETFGMYFALFNFSMLLNILLDVGITNYNNRNIAQHQFLLPKHLSNIVGLKLMLAIVYAIFTLTIAFIIGYNKVQFHLLFFLIFNQFLISFTLYLRSNISGLHLFRTDSFISVLDRSIMIIICSVLLFNNSFKASFTIEWFVYAQTAGYLLTSIITFIIVLAQSGKIKLRFDFKFFIVFLRKSYPYALLVLLMSFYNRIDSVMLERLLPDPIGKEQAGIYAQAFRLLDAVSMFGVLFGGLLLPIFSRMIKQKEHVGSMVQLSYTLLIVPAIIIAVSSVYYNEQIMDLLYHSNTNHSSGILGILMTGFIGIASTYIFGTLLTANGSMKQLNIMAFLGMVLNISLNLILIPRFMAFGSAYASLITQICTAIAQITLAIIIFKLKPSARFIIQLILFAGITVTMGTISQRFDNWVYGYLFVIFTSALFAFLLKLFNLKDLYQIIRYK encoded by the coding sequence TTGAAACGCAAATTTATTACCAATCTGATATTATTACTTTTCCTGAACCTCCTGATAAAACCATTTTGGCTTCTGGGAATTGACAGAACCGTGCAAAACATGGTTGGCGATGAAACTTTCGGTATGTATTTCGCCTTGTTTAACTTTTCAATGTTGCTGAATATCCTGCTCGATGTGGGAATTACAAATTACAACAATCGGAACATTGCACAGCACCAGTTTTTGCTGCCCAAACATCTTTCAAATATTGTGGGTTTGAAACTCATGCTCGCCATTGTTTATGCAATTTTTACACTCACAATTGCATTTATTATTGGCTATAACAAGGTGCAGTTTCATTTGCTTTTCTTCCTTATTTTTAACCAGTTTCTTATTTCGTTTACCTTATATTTACGTTCCAACATCAGCGGGCTGCATCTTTTTCGCACCGACAGTTTTATTTCGGTTCTCGACCGAAGTATTATGATAATTATTTGCAGCGTTCTTTTATTCAACAACTCATTTAAAGCTTCTTTTACGATTGAATGGTTTGTGTATGCGCAAACTGCGGGATATTTACTCACTTCAATTATCACGTTTATAATTGTTCTGGCACAATCAGGAAAAATAAAACTCCGCTTCGATTTCAAATTTTTTATTGTTTTTCTTCGGAAATCGTATCCTTACGCGCTTTTAGTTTTGCTGATGTCGTTTTACAACCGGATTGATTCGGTGATGCTTGAACGCCTCCTACCCGACCCGATTGGAAAAGAACAAGCCGGAATTTATGCACAGGCATTTCGTTTGCTCGACGCAGTTTCCATGTTTGGCGTTTTGTTTGGCGGCTTACTTTTGCCCATTTTCTCGCGGATGATAAAACAAAAAGAACACGTTGGTTCCATGGTGCAACTTTCTTACACGCTTTTGATTGTTCCTGCCATAATTATTGCGGTTTCGAGCGTTTATTACAACGAACAAATTATGGATCTTTTGTACCATTCCAACACCAACCATTCTTCGGGAATTCTCGGAATTCTGATGACAGGTTTTATCGGAATTGCCAGCACATACATTTTCGGAACGCTGCTCACAGCAAACGGAAGTATGAAACAACTCAATATTATGGCGTTTCTGGGAATGGTGTTGAACATTTCGCTTAACCTGATTTTAATTCCGCGCTTTATGGCCTTTGGTTCTGCGTATGCCAGTTTGATTACTCAGATCTGCACTGCCATTGCACAAATTACGCTGGCAATTATTATTTTCAAACTAAAACCAAGTGCGCGATTTATTATCCAGCTTATTCTTTTTGCCGGAATTACGGTTACGATGGGAACCATTTCTCAACGTTTTGACAACTGGGTTTACGGCTACTTGTTTGTTATCTTCACGTCTGCGCTCTTTGCATTCTTGCTGAAATTATTTAATTTGAAAGACCTCTATCAAATTATACGATACAAATAA
- a CDS encoding glycosyltransferase family 4 protein produces MVIAVNTRLLLKGKLEGIGWFTLETLKRMTINHPEHQFIFIFDRPYNSDYIFSDNVTPVVIGPPTRHPFLWYLWFEYQIPKVLRKYKADLFLSPDGYLSMRTKVPQLAVIHDINFVHRPADLPWLKAKYYNRYFKKFAKIAKRIATVSFYSKEDITRSFKVDYDKIDVVYDGINQIFCPTSLEDQQTIRQKYSDGKPYFLFVGALHPRKNICGLLNAFDAFKSVDTNDVKLVIVGGEMHKTGEIFETFDNMRFQKDVVFTGRVNTNELHQIFGAAMSLTFVPYFEGFGIPIVEAMSSGVPVICSNTTSIPEVGGSAVLYADPCKIEQITEAMIKMAADKELRELLIKKGMVQKEKFSWDETARLLWMSVERALQ; encoded by the coding sequence ATGGTAATTGCCGTAAATACCCGCTTGCTTCTAAAAGGAAAACTTGAGGGAATTGGTTGGTTTACATTGGAAACGCTGAAAAGAATGACCATCAATCACCCGGAACATCAGTTTATTTTTATTTTTGATCGGCCTTACAATTCCGACTATATTTTTTCTGATAATGTTACTCCGGTGGTTATTGGCCCGCCAACGCGGCACCCGTTTTTGTGGTATTTATGGTTCGAATATCAAATTCCGAAGGTCCTCAGAAAATATAAAGCTGACCTGTTTCTTTCTCCCGACGGGTATTTGTCGATGCGAACAAAAGTGCCTCAGTTGGCCGTAATTCACGACATTAACTTTGTGCACCGCCCTGCCGACTTGCCGTGGTTGAAAGCAAAATATTACAATCGTTATTTTAAGAAGTTTGCCAAAATTGCGAAACGAATTGCGACGGTTTCTTTTTATTCGAAGGAAGATATTACGCGTTCATTTAAAGTAGATTACGATAAAATTGATGTGGTTTATGATGGAATTAACCAGATTTTTTGTCCAACTTCGCTTGAAGATCAGCAAACGATTCGGCAGAAATATTCTGATGGGAAACCCTATTTTTTGTTTGTGGGAGCGTTGCATCCGCGGAAAAATATTTGCGGGTTGCTGAATGCTTTTGATGCTTTTAAAAGTGTGGATACAAACGATGTAAAACTGGTGATTGTTGGTGGTGAAATGCACAAAACCGGTGAAATTTTTGAAACCTTCGATAACATGCGTTTTCAAAAGGATGTGGTTTTTACCGGCCGTGTAAATACGAACGAGCTGCATCAGATTTTTGGCGCAGCAATGTCGCTTACTTTTGTGCCTTATTTTGAAGGTTTTGGAATTCCGATTGTGGAAGCGATGAGCTCAGGCGTTCCTGTAATTTGTTCAAATACAACTTCGATTCCTGAAGTTGGCGGAAGTGCCGTTTTGTATGCCGACCCGTGTAAAATTGAGCAAATAACGGAAGCCATGATTAAGATGGCAGCCGACAAAGAATTGCGTGAATTGCTTATAAAAAAGGGAATGGTGCAGAAAGAAAAATTTAGCTGGGACGAAACTGCGCGTTTGCTTTGGATGAGCGTGGAGCGAGCCTTGCAGTAA
- a CDS encoding ribonuclease HII, which produces MTKQKLLSYFQKGQIEAGCDEAGRGCLAGPVFAAAVILPADFENELLDDSKKLTEKQRYFLRPLIEKEALAWAVASVSNTEIDEINILNASFFAMNKAVQQLQVVPEHLLIDGNRFRPRTKIPFTCMVKGDGRFYSIAAASILAKTYRDDFMQQAHNEFPNYDWNKNKGYPTKKHRAAIKEFGTTKYHRMSFRLLDEQLVLDFPQAKENK; this is translated from the coding sequence ATGACGAAACAAAAATTATTATCCTATTTTCAGAAAGGTCAGATTGAAGCGGGTTGCGATGAAGCGGGGCGCGGTTGTCTTGCCGGACCGGTGTTTGCTGCTGCGGTAATTTTACCTGCTGATTTTGAAAATGAATTATTAGACGACTCAAAAAAACTCACAGAAAAACAACGTTATTTTTTGCGTCCGCTTATTGAAAAAGAGGCGCTGGCCTGGGCAGTGGCTTCGGTTTCGAATACAGAAATTGATGAAATTAATATTCTGAATGCTTCATTTTTTGCGATGAACAAAGCTGTGCAGCAACTACAAGTGGTGCCGGAGCATTTGCTGATTGACGGAAACCGTTTCCGGCCGCGTACAAAAATACCGTTTACCTGCATGGTAAAAGGCGACGGGCGGTTTTATTCCATTGCCGCGGCTTCTATTTTAGCAAAAACGTATCGCGACGATTTTATGCAACAAGCCCACAACGAATTTCCCAATTACGATTGGAATAAAAACAAAGGTTACCCAACCAAAAAACACCGGGCTGCCATCAAAGAATTTGGAACTACAAAATACCATCGCATGTCGTTCCGTTTGCTGGATGAGCAGTTGGTTTTGGATTTCCCTCAAGCAAAAGAAAACAAATAG
- a CDS encoding RNA polymerase sigma factor, with the protein MQIQKIISKSSKGDRRAQKQFFDWYADRLFAVAKRYAVSAETAEEALFQAFLKIFRKLSDFEFINETALLAWLSRIVINQALMDRRKELSTLYKLEPIDEEHQNTMYYEEPDGETLNELVSQLPVGYKTVFLMHVVDGYAHKEIAEMLGISESTSRSQFFKARKLLQKKLNYDYGQSGT; encoded by the coding sequence GTGCAGATTCAAAAAATTATTAGTAAAAGTTCAAAAGGCGACCGGCGGGCGCAAAAGCAGTTTTTCGATTGGTATGCCGACCGTTTGTTTGCCGTGGCCAAACGTTATGCTGTCTCAGCAGAAACAGCTGAAGAAGCACTTTTTCAGGCTTTTTTGAAGATTTTTCGGAAGTTATCTGACTTTGAGTTTATAAATGAAACTGCATTGCTGGCCTGGTTGTCGCGTATTGTGATTAACCAGGCGCTAATGGACCGCAGAAAAGAGCTGAGCACGCTTTACAAACTGGAGCCAATTGATGAAGAACATCAAAACACAATGTATTACGAAGAGCCCGACGGGGAAACGCTAAACGAATTGGTCAGTCAGCTTCCGGTGGGCTACAAAACGGTTTTTCTGATGCATGTGGTTGATGGTTACGCACACAAAGAAATTGCAGAAATGTTGGGGATCTCGGAGAGCACCTCGCGTTCGCAGTTTTTTAAAGCAAGAAAATTATTACAAAAGAAATTGAATTACGATTATGGACAATCTGGAACATAA